A section of the Kluyveromyces lactis strain NRRL Y-1140 chromosome F complete sequence genome encodes:
- the TOM40 gene encoding TOM complex pore protein TOM40 (highly similar to uniprot|P23644 Saccharomyces cerevisiae YMR203W TOM40 Essential component of the preprotein translocase of the mitochondrial outer membrane (TOM complex) in which it constitutes the core element of the protein conducting pore), with the protein MSNSPVPLGDFSKISTLPGISPITPEQRGESFWSSNPISSYLIDTYNNIHAHRKTLSLVNPGTVENLNKEVSRDVFLTQYFFTGLRADLNKTFAFNPAFQTSHTFSMGSESLPNYAFSALFANDNLFMQGNVDNQMSLSGRLQYGWDKNNVTKVTLQISEGQPTMCQLEQDYQASDFSLNFKTLNPSAASDGSFTGVAVGSILQSITPQLAIGLEAIYSKGQAMSPADAAVSYMTRFVSAKQDWIFSGQLQANGAAVASFWRKVSPNMEAGLETSLQASMLPIMDPVIGQPIGFQPAIEGATTLGCKYEYRQSVFRGSIDSNGKVGCFLERKILPTLSVLFCGEIDHFKNESKLGAGLQFETAGSEELLMMQQGLDINGNPLQAPPA; encoded by the coding sequence ATGTCTAATTCTCCAGTACCTCTAGgtgatttttcaaagatctCTACTCTGCCAGGTATTTCACCAATTACCCCAGAACAAAGAGGTGAATCTTTCTGGTCTTCCAACCCAATCTCATCATATTTGATCGATACTTATAACAACATCCATGCTCATAGAAAAACTCTTTCGTTGGTGAATCCTGGTACCGttgaaaacttgaacaaagaagttTCTCGTGATGTTTTCTTGACACAATATTTCTTCACCGGTTTGAGAGCCGATTTGAACAAGACTTTTGCCTTCAACCCAGCTTTCCAAACCTCTCATACTTTCTCCATGGGCTCTGAATCTTTGCCAAACTATGCCTTCAGTGCTTTGTTTGCTAACGATAACTTGTTCATGCAAGGTAATGTTGATAACCAAATGTCTTTGTCCGGTAGACTGCAATACGGTTGGGATAAGAACAATGTCACCAAGGTCACGTTACAAATCTCTGAAGGTCAGCCAACAATGTGCcaattggaacaagatTACCAGGCTTCtgatttctctttgaatttcaaGACTTTGAATCCTTCTGCTGCAAGTGACGGTAGCTTCACTGGTGTTGCTGTTGGTTCTATTCTACAGTCCATTACTCCCCAATTGGCTATTGGTTTGGAAGCTATTTATTCTAAGGGTCAAGCTATGTCCCCAGCTGACGCCGCTGTGTCCTATATGACACGTTTCGTTTCTGCTAAGCAGGACTGGATCTTCTCCGGTCAATTGCAAGCTAATGGTGCTGCTGTCGCCTCTTTCTGGAGAAAGGTGTCTCCAAACATGGAAGCTGGTCTAGAAACTTCTCTACAAGCCTCCATGTTGCCAATCATGGACCCAGTTATCGGCCAACCTATTGGGTTCCAACCAGCCATTGAAGGTGCTACCACTTTAGGTTGTAAGTACGAATACAGACAATCTGTGTTCCGTGGTTCCATTGATTCAAACGGTAAGGTCGGCtgtttcttggaaagaaaaatcttACCAACATTATCCGTTCTATTCTGTGGTGAAATCGAccatttcaagaatgaaAGCAAGCTTGGTGCCGGTttacaatttgaaactgCCGGTAGCGAAGAACTATTAATGATGCAACAAGGTCTAGATATTAATGGTAACCCTCTACAAGCTCCACCAGCTT
- the CSE2 gene encoding Cse2p (similar to uniprot|P33308 Saccharomyces cerevisiae YNR010W CSE2 Component of the Med9/10 module which is a subcomplex within the RNA polymerase II Mediator complex required for regulation of RNA polymerase II activity) — protein sequence MTGDTEKEQEPSSGEQQLNVLKRIHEILTKHSSTQTEFIPLLYHSLKQISKHPNNSSNSLDAATSSIRHRLKTAKTLLQQDPAAIELVSKTPEQWQLHIQEKKIELEKKTKHLQRLRESIQKQ from the coding sequence ATGACCGGTGATACCGAGAAGGAGCAAGAACCTAGTTCCGGGGAACAACAACTAAATGTCTTGAAACGAATTCATGAAATTCTCACGAAACATTCATCAACACAAACTGAATTTATACCACTCCTTTAccattctttgaaacaaattaGTAAGCATCCAAATAACAGTTCAAATTCGCTGGATGCGGCTACTTCGAGTATAAGGCATCGTTTGAAAACAGCAAAGACTCTACTTCAGCAAGACCCTGCAGCCATTGAGCTAGTCTCAAAGACTCCCGAACAATGGCAACTGCATATAcaggaaaagaagattgaacttgaaaaaaagacaaaacaCCTACAACGACTGCGAGAAAGTATTCAGAAACAATGA
- the ERG2 gene encoding C-8 sterol isomerase ERG2 (highly similar to uniprot|P32352 Saccharomyces cerevisiae YMR202W ERG2 C-8 sterol isomerase catalyzes the isomerization of the delta-8 double bond to the delta-7 position at an intermediate step in ergosterol biosynthesis) gives MKLLKIALLLGTAYYLLNSLLYTWLPTNYIFDAKTLNEISNSVISKYDAESETFDVKVMLKDLRDALAKHYGDDYINQWVDEEWVFNNAGGAMGQMIILHASISEYLIIFGSAVGTEGHTGVHFADDHFTILYGEQRASLPYNMEPEIYKPGQTHHLKKGYAKQYSMPSGSFALELAQGWIPAMLPFGFLDTFSSTLDIYTLYRTVYLTARDMIKNLIQNHKF, from the coding sequence ATGaagcttttgaaaattgCACTATTACTAGGTACAGCGTACTATCTGTTGAACAGTTTACTATATACCTGGTTGCCAACCAACTACATTTTTGATGCAAAGACATTGAACGAGATATCCAATTCTGTTATCAGCAAATATGACGCTGAATCCGAAACATTCGATGTTAAGGTGATGCTAAAAGATTTAAGAGATGCATTGGCCAAACATTACGGTGATGACTATATCAACCAATGGGTTGATGAAGAATGGGTGTTCAACAATGCTGGTGGTGCCATGGGTCAAATGATTATCTTGCATGCTAGTATCAGCGAGTATTTGATTATTTTCGGTAGTGCCGTTGGTACTGAAGGTCACACCGGTGTACACTTTGCTGATGACCATTTCACCATTCTTTACGGTGAACAGAGGGCCAGTTTGCCATATAACATGGAACCTGAAATTTACAAACCAGGTCAAACTCATCACTTGAAAAAAGGTTATGCCAAGCAATATTCCATGCCAAGCGGATCCTTTGCTTTGGAATTGGCCCAGGGATGGATTCCAGCCATGCTACCATTTGGATTCCTCGACACTTTCTCAAGTACCTTAGACATCTACACCTTATACAGAACGGTGTATTTGACTGCAAGAGATatgatcaagaatttgatccAAAATCACAAGTTTTGA
- the NRM1 gene encoding Nrm1p (weakly similar to YNR009w), giving the protein MSVRLPLGQISSSKLNVLSQENKLHQGKRSVRPQLNTPSNSPSTESFNNSEISLASVLNTQTSSSQFYSTPPQALHDVKERINNELTEKNSKLTDENILRLRSRVQLAYYKYRTKQVHLKFSEIVSRKKQSANKIRKPENDRKSRKLAGLNPAIEATSRTNNNNNGTSNLAVCSQQHIQCITPEKRYPAKPYASTSAISSGYTPVSVKAAKSLLQMFSTGA; this is encoded by the coding sequence ATGTCAGTTAGATTACCACTGGGGCAAATATCTAGCTCAAAACTGAACGTATTGAGTCAAGAGAACAAACTTCATCAGGGGAAACGTTCTGTGAGACCACAGCTAAACACTCCTTCTAATAGTCCATCGACAGAATCGTTCAACAATTCAGAAATTTCATTAGCATCAGTCCTAAACACTCAAACTTCATCCAGCCAGTTCTACAGCACACCACCTCAAGCTCTACATGACGTTAAAGAAAGGATAAACAACGAATTAACAGAAAAGAACTCAAAACTGactgatgaaaatatacTTAGACTTAGATCAAGGGTTCAGCTAGCGTACTATAAGTACAGAACCAAACAAGTGCACCTGAAGTTCTCAGAAATAGTAAGTCGCAAGAAACAGTCAGCTAACAAGATAAGGAAACCCGAAAATGACAGGAAATCCAGAAAGTTGGCTGGATTGAATCCGGCCATAGAAGCTACTTCAAGaactaataataataacaatggGACTTCAAACTTGGCAGTGTGCTCGCAACAACACATCCAATGTATCACACCGGAGAAAAGGTACCCGGCAAAACCATACGCATCAACATCCGCGATCTCATCCGGATACACACCGGTATCAGTGAAAGCAGCTAAGTCACTACTACAAATGTTCAGCACAGGTGCTTGA
- the LRO1 gene encoding phospholipid:diacylglycerol acyltransferase (similar to uniprot|P40345 Saccharomyces cerevisiae YNR008W LRO1 Acyltransferase that catalyzes diacylglycerol esterification one of several acyltransferases that contribute to triglyceride synthesis putative homolog of human lecithin cholesterol acyltransferase), whose amino-acid sequence MLRTKRRSHSLRKENSPTRNDGSSESRGSRSRRSSITDVSSGVRGELKRRNSVKHGADDSETERSWKDSRRLIFIFGAMLGLLLALWFGSSTDKYRNDIFENFYVLESVQNYVGDWKGLLPQSVSSLIDDFQFDNTQADLTESFAVGKQLRKDLNLTDKHPLVIVPGVISTGIESWGLYKDEECDSEPYFRKRLWGSFYMLKTMVLEKSCWLKHIKLDPETGLDPPNYKLRAAQGFEAADFFMAGYWLWNKVLQNLGAIGYESNKMVTAAYDWRLSYLDLEVRDRYFTKLKMQIELQLEQTGEKSVLVGHSMGSQVVFYFLKWIEASGEGYGNGGEGWVDKHIAAFVDIAGTLLGAPKCVPALISGEMKDTIQLNTLAMYGLEKFFSRRERLEMIQTWGGIPSMLPKGGELIWGDLDFSVEDNATANNNTDTYGNFIRFADVDGNFLAKENSTWTNFTMSSAVQYVRDTSPSWLQKRITDQYSFGYAKSEQEMKNNELYHSYWSNPLDVPLPNAPNMKIYCLYGINNPTERAYTYKKDSESSYLNMTIAYDSPQPVFFADGDGTVPLMTHAMCHKWKQGVSAYNPAGIEVKIVEMRHQPDRFDIRGGAKSAEHVDILGSAELNEYILKIAGGKGDTIEERILSDLPEWINQIQFPL is encoded by the coding sequence ATGCTTAGGACTAAAAGGCGTTCGCACTCGTTAAGAAAGGAGAACTCACCCACAAGAAACGACGGATCAAGTGAAAGTAGGGGTAGCAGATCCAGGAGATCATCGATTACTGACGTTAGCTCAGGAGTGAGAggagaattgaaaagacGCAATTCCGTTAAGCATGGTGCCGATGACTCCGAAACAGAAAGATCTTGGAAGGATTCAAGACGGCTAATCTTCATCTTTGGTGCAATGCTGGGTTTACTGCTAGCACTTTGGTTTGGCTCGTCTACCGACAAGTATAGGAATGatatatttgaaaacttttACGTGTTGGAGTCCGTCCAAAATTACGTTGGTGATTGGAAAGGCCTGTTACCGCAAAGCGTTTCCAGTTTGATTGACGATTTCCAATTTGACAACACACAAGCGGACTTGACTGAATCGTTTGCCGTTGGAAAACAGTTGAGAAAAGATCTCAACTTGACGGATAAGCATCCGTTGGTAATAGTTCCCGGTGTCATCTCAACTGGCATTGAATCCTGGGGGCTGTATAAGGATGAGGAATGTGATAGTGAGCCTTATTTCCGGAAAAGGCTTTGGGGTTCATTTTATatgttgaaaacaatggtCTTGGAGAAAAGCTGTTGGTTAAAACACATCAAGTTGGATCCCGAGACCGGTCTTGATCCACCAAATTACAAATTACGTGCAGCTCAAGGGTTTGAGGCGGCCGATTTTTTCATGGCAGGTTATTGGTTATGGAATAAAGTGCTTCAAAACTTAGGCGCAATTGGTTATGAGAGCAATAAGATGGTAACAGCCGCGTATGATTGGAGACTATCATATCTTGATCTAGAAGTCCGTGATCGTTATTTCACCAAACTAAAGATGCAAATCGAGTTGCAATTGGAACAAACTGGAGAGAAATCTGTGTTGGTTGGCCATTCGATGGGATCACAAGTAGTGTTCTATTTTCTAAAATGGATAGAAGCATCTGGTGAAGGGTACGGTAACGGCGGTGAGGGATGGGTGGATAAACACATCGCCGCGTTCGTTGATATTGCAGGAACACTGCTTGGTGCACCAAAATGTGTACCAGCGTTGATTAGTGGCGAGATGAAGGATACTATTCAATTAAACACCCTAGCTATGTACGGTTTGGAGAAATTCTTCTCCAGGCGTGAAAGATTAGAAATGATACAAACTTGGGGAGGAATTCCATCGATGTTACCTAAAGGTGGTGAATTGATTTGGGGTGATCTCGATTTCTCGGTAGAGGATAATGCAACTGCTAACAATAACACTGATACATATGGTAACTTTATTAGATTTGCTGATGTCGATGGGAACTTCCTTGCTAAAGAGAATTCAACATGGACAAATTTCACCATGAGCAGCGCCGTTCAATACGTTAGAGACACCTCACCAAGCTGGTTACAAAAACGTATCACTGATCAGTATTCTTTCGGGTACGCGAAAAGTGAGcaagaaatgaagaacaaTGAATTATACCATTCATATTGGAGTAATCCATTGGATGTTCCCTTACCAAATGCCCCAAACATGAAAATATACTGTCTTTACGGAATTAACAACCCAACAGAACGTGCTTATACATACAAGAAGGATTCTGAATCCAGTTACTTGAACATGACTATCGCTTACGACTCACCACAACCAGTGTTCTTTGCAGATGGTGACGGAACAGTCCCACTTATGACACATGCAATGTGCCACAAATGGAAGCAAGGCGTTTCTGCTTACAACCCTGCTGGTATTGAAGTCAAAATTGTGGAAATGAGACATCAACCTGATAGATTCGATATCCGTGGGGGCGCCAAGAGTGCCGAACACGTAGATATCTTAGGCAGTGCTGAACTAAACGAATATATTCTGAAAATTGCCGGCGGAAAAGGTGATACCATCGAAGAAAGGATCTTATCTGATCTTCCTGAATGGATAAACCAAATTCAGTTCCCCTTGTAA
- the ATG3 gene encoding Atg3p (similar to uniprot|P40344 Saccharomyces cerevisiae YNR007C ATG3 Protein involved in autophagy E2-like enzyme that plays a role in formation of Atg8p-phosphatidylethanolamine conjugates which are involved in membrane dynamics during autophagy), with protein MLRSTLSNWREYLTPISHTSTFETSGQLTPEEFVKAGDYLVHMFPTWKWNGNDFQNVHHKDFLPNDKQFLVTKKVPCKLRANNYLELDDTETKDVGDGWALQEEHSQDSERKSTNNADDSELPEELEELHIVDDGDDEEYDDQLYDNEFADDDIVDIRPSTLRFYDLYITYSTSYRVPKMYLCGYDNDGTPLSPDQMFEDIAADYRSKTATIEPLPFLKGNNISVSIHPCKHANVMKVLMEKVRSSRSRARKVDPQTTDEDWEDLQSDVDDGLRVDQYLVVFLKFITSVTPGIEHDYTMEGW; from the coding sequence ATGTTAAGATCAACACTTTCAAATTGGAGAGAATATCTAACGCCAATATCGCATACTTCGACTTTTGAGACCTCTGGCCAGTTGACACCGGAAGAATTTGTGAAGGCAGGAGACTATTTGGTTCATATGTTTCCAACGTGGAAATGGAACGGCAACGATTTTCAGAACGTCCATCATAAAGATTTCTTACCGAACGATAAGCAATTTCTTGTTACCAAGAAGGTGCCTTGTAAGTTACGAGCCAATAACTATCTTGAATTGGATGACACAGAAACGAAAGATGTCGGAGACGGATGGGCTTTACAGGAAGAACACAGCCAAGATAGTGAAAGGAAGAGTACAAACAACGCGGACGATTCTGAGTTACCGGAAGAGCTAGAAGAGTTGCATATTGTCGACGATGGGGATGATGAGGAGTACGATGACCAGTTGTACGATAACGAGTTTGCAGATGATGACATCGTCGATATTAGACCTTCCACCTTAAGATTCTACGACTTATATATAACGTACTCGACCTCGTATCGTGTACCAAAGATGTACTTATGTGGGTATGATAATGATGGAACGCCGCTATCCCCGGATCAGATGTTTGAAGATATAGCAGCAGATTATCGATCCAAGACAGCAACTATCGAGCCACTCCCCTTTTTGAAGGGGAATAATATTTCCGTATCAATACATCCATGTAAGCACGCAAACGTCATGAAGGTACTTATGGAGAAAGTACGGAGTTCAAGAAGCCGTGCGAGGAAAGTCGATCCCCAGACAACCGATGAGGACTGGGAAGATTTACAATCCGATGTTGATGATGGCTTGCGGGTCGATCAATACCTAGTCGTATTCCTAAAGTTCATAACCAGTGTAACACCAGGCATAGAACATGACTACACCATGGAAGGCTGGTAG
- the RAD14 gene encoding DNA repair protein RAD14 (similar to uniprot|P28519 Saccharomyces cerevisiae YMR201C RAD14 Protein that recognizes and binds damaged DNA during nucleotide excision repair subunit of Nucleotide Excision Repair Factor 1 (NEF1) contains zinc finger motif homolog of human XPA protein) encodes MMNLSEQQKQQIELNRQKALARLKQRGIIKTPQQLPVSSTKQNALPAENGNNKRSFEPTPEQKQAIQVNREKAQERLKQRQQNLRDASSNENSTIEQQKKPLEKIRPSVRRQDYIEYDFSTMKNSYGGFINSEEMLDGGDSKRAKTLEDWQEEQKNRRMLFEEEMPAFNMSSAPRCDECGINIEMDPLMKKVFHLQICKTCVKNHPEKYSLLTKTECKEDYFVTDPELSDVSLLDRLDKPNPHSGTFSRMQLFVRCQVEQYAFKKWGGEEGLDKEWQRREEGRSVRKEKKYQQKLKEMRLKTRAQEYTTRLKEFKHGKKHVHDFSDARDGGVNMDGVKVQIRRCLDCGLEIEEIGL; translated from the exons atgatGAATTTGTCTGAGCAACAAAAGCAACAGATC GAATTAAATCGACAAAAAGCTTTGGCTCGGCTCAAGCAGAGAGGCATAATAAAGACACCTCAACAGCTACCAGTGAGTAGTACGAAGCAAAATGCACTCCCTGCAGAAAATGGGAACAACAAAAGATCCTTTGAACCAACTCCGGAACAGAAGCAGGCTATTCAGGTAAATAGGGAAAAGGCCCAGGAAAGACTAAAGCAACGTCAGCAGAACCTTAGGGACGCATCTAGTAATGAAAATTCAACTATCGAACAGCAGAAAAAGCCATTAGAAAAGATACGACCTAGTGTCCGCAGGCAAGATTATATTGAGTAcgatttttcaacaatgaaGAACTCCTACGGAGGGTTTATTAATTCAGAGGAGATGTTAGATGGCGGAGATTCTAAAAGAGCGAAGACTTTGGAGGATTGGCAAGAGGAGCAAAAAAATCGTAGGATGCTTTTTGAGGAAGAAATGCCCGCTTTTAACATGTCATCAGCTCCGAGATGTGACGAATGCGGTATCAATATCGAAATGGATCCATTAATGAAGAAGGtctttcatcttcagattTGCAAAACATGTGTGAAAAACCATCCTGAGAAATATTCCTTATTAACGAAAACAGAATGCAAGGAGGATTATTTCGTAACGGATCCTGAACTTTCTGATGTGTCATTGTTGGATAGATTAGACAAACCTAATCCCCACTCGGGGACATTTTCTAGGATGCAATTATTTGTAAGATGTCAAGTCGAACAGTATGCATTCAAGAAATGGGGAGGCGAAGAAGGGTTGGACAAAGAGTGGCAGCGCCGTGAAGAGGGAAGGAGCGTtaggaaagaaaaaaaatatcaacagaagttgaaagaaatgagaCTTAAAACTAGAGCACAAGAGTATACAACTCGACTCAAGGAATTCAAACATGGGAAGAAACATGTGCATGATTTCAGTGACGCAAGAGACGGAGGAGTCAACATGGATGGTGTAAAGGTTCAAATACGGAGATGTCTAGATTGTGGACTCGAAATTGAAGAGATCGGATTATAA
- the VPS27 gene encoding ESCRT-0 subunit protein VPS27 (similar to uniprot|P40343 Saccharomyces cerevisiae YNR006W VPS27 hydrophilic protein has cysteine rich putative zinc finger esential for function), whose translation MALPSMSVSEFDALIEQCTNEKIPNGEIDLSAALELSDMIRSRRLPPKDAMRCLKKRVLQTRNNQNLQFSVWRLVEVCMKNGGVPFLKEVCSREFMDCLEQVILAESTDYELEQFCSRLVGELYLAFKNDSQLSYVVKVYQKLVSRGIDMENLKPTENLNAMFDAKTPADWIDSDACMICSTQFTLLNRKHHCRSCGGVFCQLHSSKFIPLPDLGIFEPVRVCDNCFEDYDLKRKSSKGKKSKGKKRFTRSEDDDEDLRRAIELSLKENGRDADTFIPDTAKLEPLKKDPDEEDPDLKAAIEASLREHQQEEMRRKSQAKNMYNTSSPSVAPPIENNYDLSSNEEEDIHLFASLVERMKTQPPTAVLEDTQLQQLYQKVLGVRPKLNYALSDTVSKYNTVYEMNSKISDIMNMYDSMLEMQLRNISLSQQYAIPESGRNSYGYHQNMPQYDQPNSPQIIAQPQIHSPQQNERTILNYASPVSQHLSNGATTNTYQQGSALQNQQPAAPEPQPVSFEKPSTTSQLEGLILEEPSEPPYPDENTTIENPKIEQASERPYPDDHLKQENITSFDFPTVPLRKLSIHGSEQEVKEEPVQQEQLLIEL comes from the coding sequence ATGGCCCTTCCAAGTATGAGTGTTTCCGAATTTGACGCTTTGATAGAGCAGTGCACCAATGAAAAGATACCTAACGGTGAGATAGACCTATCGGCAGCTTTGGAGTTATCAGACATGATAAGATCGAGAAGACTTCCTCCGAAGGACGCTATGAGATGTTTGAAAAAGAGGGTGCTACAGACCAGGAATAACCAAAATTTGCAGTTCTCCGTCTGGCGACTAGTAGAAGTTTGCATGAAGAATGGTGGAGTTCCCTTTTTGAAAGAGGTTTGCTCACGAGAGTTTATGGACTGCCTCGAGCAAGTAATATTGGCTGAATCTACAGACTACGAATTAGAACAGTTTTGTAGTAGATTAGTGGGGGAATTATATCTGGCTTTCAAAAATGACTCGCAATTAAGCTATGTAGTTAAGGTATACCAGAAATTAGTATCCAGAGGTATTGACATggagaatttgaaaccGACAGAAAATTTAAATGCTATGTTTGATGCGAAAACTCCTGCGGATTGGATTGATTCCGATGCATGCATGATTTGCTCCACACAATTTACTTTACTCAACAGGAAACATCATTGTAGATCATGTGGTGGTGTCTTCTGCCAACTTCATTCATCAAAGTTCATTCCATTGCCTGACTTGGGTATTTTCGAGCCAGTGCGTGTTTGTGATAACTGTTTTGAAGACTACGATTTGAAACGTAAATCAAGCAAAGGGAAGAAATCGAAAGGCAAGAAGAGATTTACACGTTCTGAGGATGACGATGAGGATCTCAGAAGAGCTATCgaactttctttgaaggagaaTGGTAGAGATGCAGATACTTTCATTCCGGATACTGCTAAATTAGAACCACTAAAAAAAGATCCTGATGAAGAGGATCCTGATTTGAAGGCTGCAATCGAGGCGAGCTTGAGAGAACATCAGCAAGAGGAGATGAGAAGGAAATCACAGGCGAAGAATATGTATAATACTTCTTCGCCGTCAGTAGCACCTCCTATTGAAAACAACTACGATTTATCCagtaatgaagaagaagatattcaCCTTTTCGCTTCCTTAGTGGAGAGGATGAAAACGCAGCCACCAACCGCCGTCCTAGAAGATACACAGCTCCAGcaactttatcaaaagGTACTAGGTGTAAGACCAAAGCTAAACTATGCGCTCAGTGATACCGTTTCCAAATACAATACTGTCTATGAAATGAACAGTAAGATATCCGATATCATGAATATGTACGACTCTATGCTAGAAATGCAATTAAGGAACATCAGCCTTTCACAACAATATGCCATTCCAGAATCAGGTAGGAATTCGTACGGATACCATCAGAATATGCCTCAATATGACCAGCCCAATAGCCCGCAAATAATAGCTCAACCCCAAATTCATTCGCCGCAACAAAATGAGAGAACAATACTCAACTATGCATCTCCAGTATCACAGCATTTATCCAATGGCGCTACCACTAACACATATCAGCAAGGAAGTGCATTACAAAATCAGCAACCAGCTGCTCCTGAACCACAACCGGTTTCATTCGAAAAACCATCGACAACATCGCAACTCGAGGGTCTCATTCTAGAGGAACCAAGCGAGCCACCTTATCCAGATGAAAATACTACTATAGAAAATCCAAAAATAGAACAAGCGTCCGAGAGACCTTATCCGGATGATCATCTAAAACAAGAGAATATTACGTCGTTCGATTTCCCAACGGTGCCTCTGAGAAAACTTTCTATACATGGTTCTGAGCAAGAAGTTAAAGAAGAACCCGTTCAGCAAGAGCAATTACTAATTGAGCTGTAA
- the ROT1 gene encoding Rot1p (similar to uniprot|Q03691 Saccharomyces cerevisiae YMR200W ROT1 Protein that may be involved in cell wall function mutations in rot1 cause cell wall defects suppress tor2 mutations and are synthetically lethal with rot2 mutations) — protein sequence MRVLIPLSLFAVAVSGQNSDLEGTWSSKSNQVFTGPGFYDPIEELLIEPALPGISYSFTADGYFEEAMYQVSGNPQDPKCPVAVLIFQHGTYEVKDDGQLVLTPIEVDGRQLLSQPCDDEGVSTYSRYYQAESFKSYLVQLDTYYGKQSLQLYGSDGAPLQPLFLAYKPPVMLPTITLNPTASDDAQPTSNAKRDLISHVRRSIENRHKTNAVKKTAPNIEKYWWGSLALIGVGSIAFLLS from the coding sequence ATGCGTGTATTAATACCACTTTCGTTatttgctgttgctgtAAGTGGCCAAAACTCAGATCTTGAAGGAACATGGTCTTCTAAATCAAACCAAGTGTTCACGGGGCCTGGATTTTATGATCCAATCGAGGAATTATTGATCGAACCAGCTTTACCTGGTATTTCATATTCTTTTACTGCTGATggatattttgaagaagcaaTGTACCAAGTTTCTGGAAATCCACAAGACCCAAAGTGTCCTGTAGCGGTCTTGATTTTTCAGCATGGTACTTATGAAGTTAAGGATGACGGACAATTAGTTCTAACACCGATTGAAGTTGATGGAAGACAACTTCTCAGCCAACCTTGTGACGATGAAGGAGTATCCACTTACTCACGTTATTATCAGGCCgaatcattcaaaagttACTTGGTGCAATTAGACACGTATTATGGGAAACAATCTCTACAATTATATGGAAGCGATGGTGCCCCTTTGCAGCCATTATTTTTGGCATATAAGCCACCTGTGATGCTTCCCACCATAACATTAAATCCAACGGCCAGTGATGATGCTCAGCCTACAAGCAATGCAAAGAGAGATTTGATATCGCACGTGAGAAGGAGCATCGAAAACAGACACAAGACTAATGCTGTCAAGAAGACTGCGCCAAACATAGAGAAATATTGGTGGGGGTCGTTGGCGCTGATCGGTGTGGGTTCTATCGCATTCCTTCTGTCGTAG